In Pristis pectinata isolate sPriPec2 chromosome 2, sPriPec2.1.pri, whole genome shotgun sequence, the sequence TTTGGACTTttactggagtgtaggagaatgaggagtgtttaagaggtgtataaaatgagaggcattgacagggtgaatatgcagtctttttcccaggcttggggaatcaagaacgaaagggtttaaggggagagatttaataggaaccccaGGGGcaactttacccagagagtagtctgtatatggaatgagctgccagaggaagtggtttgaggcttttaaaaggtacttgggcagttACATggaataggaagggtttagagggatatagaccaaatgggactagcttagatgggaatcttaaatATGGACAAGTTGGTGTGAAGAGCttgtttgtgctgtatgacaagTCTATGCTATGCCAGTGCTTTCTCATTCCCCCCACTAATTTGCCCTGTAATCTATTAGATTTCTATTATCTATAATACTAGGGGCAGtttagtggctaattaacctactgacccacacaccTTCAGCATATAGGAGGAAATTTGTGCAAACTGCACAGACCATACAGAAGGTCAGGATTAAGTGTAGAAGAGGAGCTTTCATTTCTAGTTTGAAATTTATCTTGTTTGGATGAAAATTGGGGTAAACTTTTAGTCAAAAAGGGAGCTTGATAATTTGGCATAAGGCATAAGTTATAAGACATGAATGTTCATGTAGAAATAGAATTTAACTACAATTTctacatttttcagcattaaaagTTAAAGGGGTTAGGTCTTAGAGATAACAGCATTTTCCTACAGAGTGAATTTCTGTAAAGATTCTTGAAAACACAGCCAGAAACTGCTTCATATCAGATTAAGAAAAGTTACTAGAAATGTGAAATCCTAAAGATCTGGATACTAATCATCTGCAGGCACTGATAATCATTGCTTCCATTCTGAACTGTAGACAAGATCCTCCATAGAGCCAAGGCAATGTAAGCAGATTTAGCATCGATCGGGTGGGTCAAAGTACCTTGTAGGATTAGGAAGGGCCAATGTGACAGGTGCCAAACCAGTCTTACAAGGCAAGCCTTAAAACTCCCAAAGCATTTGTGAAATATGGATGAGGAGCCCATTCTGCTTGTGGtcacacccatttacattttgaagaataaatattcttGAACAAGTTTCAATTAGTTTTTTACTTCCATGTACATACAAAATTAGGTGATTCACTTTGACTTCTGGCTCTGTGCTTGTGCTTTCAACACCTTCACGACTATTTTCTGTTCCTCGATAAGGAATGCACGCTTGATCCTGAAATTTAAAAACTCAGATCAGACACCAATTACACATCCCACTCACATGACCTGCACCCTAGGATCACCAGGCCAAGATTCCCTGCTGTGCTGGGACCCAAGCATCAAGTTCAGTTAGTGTGCCAGGTTTTGGGTCAGCACAAGGTTGCCTGCCAGTCTTTCCAAGGTTTATCTTGGCCTTCGCAGTTGAGTGAAACCACAGACAGCATGTGGACCAAAAGTGGTTTTAGTACATGAAAGGTAACCCCAGAACCAATGAACTGTGTGGTTCTGGGGTAGGTAGAAGCCCAAGCCACACCACTACAACTTGTTAGAAGCAGGTGACCTTACTGGCCTGATAACCAGTTAGGTTTAAAATTCATGACCATCAATGGCTCAATTACATTTTGTCTGGCAAACAACTGTGGCAACTCCACTGTAAACTTTAATGGGGACCCTTCTAATTCTCTGACTCATGAATTCCCTACTCCCCAAGGCAGCACCCAACAACCACACTACTCCCAAACCTCAACAAGTTACTGATGGGAAAACCCCACTTTATCACTTTCAGACTTGACACCCCCTATACAAGGTTTCATGCATTACACAGGGATGTTCGATAATGTGGAGGAAAAGTCACTTGAGGTTACCTGTCACGCACACACTTGGCACACATAGAACCACCGTAAGCTCTACTGACGTGCTTCTTGGTCTTCGACAATCTCATCAGGACCTTGGGTCGAACAGCCCGAATCTATACAAGTTGAAGAGGAAGCAGTTAATGTGTGCTTTCTGTCCAATCGAACAGAGAATAATCACCAAAAGGTTTAAAATCAATCCATCCTAAGCAGGTCACAAACTATTCCAAGATTTCAAACCAATTTCAacaaatccatgaaaaaataattcaaacaaagCTAGGAACAGATGACCCAGTGGACCAGTGCCTTCTAGCTCAGTTCAAAGTCAAACCAGTCAAAGATCAGGGGCTGCGTGGGTCCCCACGATTCCAGTGAAGTTCAATGCAAGCCCAAGGAACACTCAGCTTCCTtccacattacagccttccaggCTTGACAaagttcaacaacttcagatagcCGTTCTGGCTTGCACATTCTACATTTCAAAGCTTTCTGATAATTTCAGTTaattattctgtttcttttcataTCTCCTCCAAACTAGTCTTGATTAATTCACTAATCTATCACCCCATTCTACTCTGCACTACTGTTCCTGGTgtcattctctctcacttgcctgCCACCTCTGCATCTTGTATTtcatccaactttttttttagttctgttggaagatcattgacctgaaacattaactgtttctctctccaaaaatgCTAACGGATTTGCTAACCATTCTAGCACTTTTTATTCCATACAAAAGATGGGCAAAATGAGTTTGGTAAGTCCCAATCTAGCTTTtatttagcacagaaacagcaaCAAGAGCAATCCTTAATGGGAAACCTCACCCACTCCGATGACAGTCGTTTTGCTGCACTGATACAGCAGTCAAACTAGACTCTTTAATTAGACTCTTAATCAAACTAAATCAGACTCTTCCTGATATACAGGCCattcccaggttacaaacacccaacttatggacaccactatatacaaatgagctcccataatattaaattcaaaattctgacatatgtacatacatacaaacatatgTACATTTGTTCATAAGAGTTGCAGaattagtttcttctctctctacttttagtgATCgctttttcttatcagtcttatgtgcttttgatgccattcactacaatactgtggaggtaaggttaccac encodes:
- the rpl34 gene encoding 60S ribosomal protein L34, translating into MVQRLTYRRRLSYNTTSNKKRLSRTPGNRIVFLYTKKVGKAPKSACGICPGRLRGIRAVRPKVLMRLSKTKKHVSRAYGGSMCAKCVRDRIKRAFLIEEQKIVVKVLKAQAQSQKSK